Proteins co-encoded in one Prescottella sp. R16 genomic window:
- a CDS encoding penicillin-binding protein 2 has protein sequence MNTPLRRVALAVMVMVVALLANATYVQVIKADDLRNDPRNSRVLLDEYSRQRGQISAGGQVLAASVPTDDRYKYLRVYPPNQASPSSPLANAPVTGFYSMQYGSTGLEKATDQVLNGSDNRLFGKRFFDLVSGRDPRGGNVVSTIDPVMQQVAYDELTAKGYTGSVVAIEPSTGNILAMASTPSYDPNRLSGHDGAQTSEAWDELNADPDKPMLNRAVSATYPPGSTFKVVVTAAALENGANPDEQLTAAPNITLPGTSTTLENYNGTTCGGGPTASLREAFARSCNTAFVELGIKTGADALAEQSKAFGIGPNTPGVPIPVADSTIGSIPDDAALGQSSIGQRDVALTPLQNAEIAATIANGGMRMEPHLVSQLQAPDLSDLATTDPKSVGRAVSPQVAETLTQLMIGSENNTAGGGKIPGVQIASKTGTAEHGTDPRNTPPHAWYIAFAPAQNPTVAIAVIVEDGGDRALAATGGSVAAPIGRAVIAAGLQRG, from the coding sequence ATGAACACACCACTGCGCCGCGTCGCTCTGGCCGTCATGGTGATGGTCGTGGCACTGCTCGCGAACGCCACGTACGTGCAGGTCATCAAGGCCGACGATCTCCGTAACGATCCGCGGAACTCGCGGGTGCTGCTCGACGAGTACTCCCGGCAGCGCGGCCAGATCTCGGCCGGCGGTCAGGTGCTGGCCGCGTCGGTGCCCACCGACGACCGCTACAAGTATCTGCGCGTGTATCCGCCGAACCAGGCTTCGCCGTCGAGTCCGCTCGCGAACGCACCGGTCACCGGCTTCTACTCGATGCAGTACGGCAGCACCGGGCTGGAGAAGGCCACCGATCAGGTCCTCAACGGCTCCGACAACCGTCTGTTCGGCAAGCGGTTCTTCGATCTGGTGTCGGGTCGGGATCCGCGTGGCGGCAACGTCGTCAGCACCATCGACCCGGTGATGCAGCAGGTCGCGTACGACGAACTGACAGCGAAGGGATACACCGGTTCGGTCGTCGCGATCGAACCGAGCACGGGCAACATTCTGGCGATGGCCAGCACCCCCAGCTACGACCCCAACCGGCTGTCCGGGCACGACGGCGCCCAGACGTCCGAGGCCTGGGACGAGCTGAACGCGGACCCGGACAAGCCGATGCTCAACCGGGCGGTGTCCGCAACGTATCCGCCGGGGTCGACGTTCAAGGTGGTCGTCACGGCGGCGGCCCTGGAGAACGGCGCGAACCCGGACGAGCAGCTCACGGCGGCACCGAACATCACACTGCCGGGCACGTCGACGACGCTCGAGAACTACAACGGGACGACGTGCGGCGGCGGGCCGACGGCGTCGCTGCGGGAGGCGTTCGCCCGCTCCTGCAACACCGCGTTCGTGGAACTGGGTATCAAGACGGGTGCCGACGCGCTGGCCGAGCAGTCGAAGGCGTTCGGGATCGGCCCGAACACTCCCGGTGTCCCGATCCCGGTCGCGGACAGCACGATCGGCTCCATCCCCGACGACGCCGCCCTCGGCCAGTCCAGCATCGGGCAGCGGGACGTCGCGCTGACCCCGCTGCAGAACGCGGAGATCGCCGCGACCATCGCCAACGGCGGCATGCGGATGGAACCGCATCTGGTGTCGCAGTTGCAGGCACCCGACCTGTCGGATCTGGCGACCACGGACCCGAAGTCGGTGGGCCGGGCGGTGTCACCGCAGGTCGCGGAGACGCTGACGCAGCTGATGATCGGGTCGGAGAACAACACTGCCGGCGGCGGGAAGATCCCGGGCGTGCAGATCGCGTCCAAGACGGGCACCGCCGAGCACGGTACCGATCCGCGCAACACACCCCCGCACGCGTGGTACATCGCGTTCGCCCCGGCCCAGAATCCGACCGTCGCTATCGCCGTCATCGTCGAGGACGGTGGCGACCGCGCGCTCGCCGCGACCGGCGGCTCGGTGGCCGCACCGATCGGACGTGCCGTCATCGCGGCCGGATTGCAGAGGGGATGA
- a CDS encoding FtsW/RodA/SpoVE family cell cycle protein yields MSDAPFPTPAGGFAAAPARSNRRNTELILLCCSIVVTTVSLILVEASQEQALTWDLAKYGLAYAVMFLVAHLAVRRFAPYADPLLLPIVALLNGLGLVIIHRLDLADADSAVYQGLPIPSPDANQQVLWTALALGGFIAVLVLLRDYRLLARYGYTVGLAGLVLLAIPALLPSRFSEVNGAKIWIKLPGFSIQPGEFAKILLIIFFAAVLVAKRDLFTTAGRHFLGMDLPRARDLGPILVAWIVSVGIMVFEKDLGTSLLIFGTVLVMLYIATERVGWLLIGGALLLVGFFFAYQMFGHVRVRVDTWIDPLGDYQNTGYQISQSLFGLATGGVAGTGLGSGRPSQVPFAKTDFIIAAIGEELGLIGLAAILMLFLILVVRGLRTALAVRDSFGKLLAAGLSFTIAIQLFVVVGGVTKLIPLTGLTTPFMSYGGSSLLANYLLLALLMKISDAARTPAAPKKKGPAPIADAPTEMLDRR; encoded by the coding sequence ATGTCCGACGCACCCTTCCCGACCCCCGCCGGCGGTTTCGCGGCCGCCCCCGCCCGCTCCAATCGGCGGAACACCGAGCTGATCCTGCTGTGCTGTTCGATCGTGGTGACCACGGTGTCACTGATCCTGGTCGAGGCCAGCCAGGAGCAGGCACTCACCTGGGATCTCGCCAAGTACGGTCTCGCGTACGCGGTGATGTTCCTCGTCGCGCACCTCGCGGTGCGCCGGTTCGCGCCGTACGCGGATCCGCTGCTGCTGCCCATCGTGGCCCTGCTCAACGGGCTCGGGCTGGTGATCATCCACCGGCTGGATCTCGCCGACGCCGATTCCGCGGTGTACCAGGGCCTGCCGATCCCGTCACCGGACGCGAACCAGCAGGTGCTGTGGACCGCGCTGGCGCTGGGCGGATTCATCGCCGTCCTCGTGCTGCTGCGCGACTATCGGCTCCTGGCCCGCTACGGGTACACGGTCGGTCTGGCCGGTCTGGTGCTGCTCGCGATCCCGGCGCTGCTGCCGTCACGGTTCTCGGAGGTCAACGGCGCCAAGATCTGGATCAAGCTGCCCGGGTTCAGCATTCAGCCGGGCGAGTTCGCGAAGATCCTGCTGATCATCTTCTTCGCGGCCGTCCTGGTCGCCAAGCGGGACCTGTTCACCACCGCGGGACGGCACTTCCTCGGCATGGATCTGCCGCGGGCCCGCGATCTGGGCCCGATCCTGGTGGCGTGGATCGTCTCGGTCGGCATCATGGTGTTCGAGAAGGACCTGGGCACGTCGCTGCTGATCTTCGGAACCGTGCTGGTGATGCTGTACATCGCCACCGAGCGGGTCGGCTGGCTGCTCATCGGCGGTGCGCTGCTGCTCGTCGGATTCTTCTTCGCGTACCAGATGTTCGGGCACGTCCGGGTGCGAGTGGACACGTGGATCGACCCGCTCGGCGACTACCAGAACACCGGCTACCAGATCTCACAGTCACTGTTCGGCCTGGCCACCGGCGGTGTCGCCGGCACCGGGCTGGGCAGTGGACGGCCGTCACAGGTGCCGTTCGCCAAAACCGACTTCATCATCGCCGCGATCGGTGAGGAACTGGGCCTGATCGGCCTGGCCGCGATCCTGATGCTGTTCCTGATCCTGGTGGTCCGGGGACTGCGGACGGCGCTCGCGGTGCGCGACAGCTTCGGCAAACTGCTGGCCGCGGGCCTGTCGTTCACGATCGCGATCCAGTTGTTCGTCGTCGTCGGCGGCGTCACGAAACTCATTCCGCTCACCGGCCTGACGACACCGTTCATGTCGTACGGTGGATCGTCCCTGCTCGCGAACTATCTGCTGTTGGCGCTGCTCATGAAGATTTCCGACGCCGCCCGCACCCCCGCGGCACCGAAGAAGAAGGGGCCCGCCCCCATCGCGGACGCCCCCACCGAAATGCTGGACCGCCGATGA
- a CDS encoding PP2C family serine/threonine-protein phosphatase, producing MTLVLRYAARSDRGLVRANNEDSVYAGARLLALADGMGGHAAGEVASQLMIAALAPLDDDEPGEDLLGKLDAATREGNATIADQVEEDPELEGMGTTLTAMLFAGSKLGLVHIGDSRAYLLRDDQLTQITRDDTFVQSLVDEGRITAEQAHTHPQRSLIMRALTGNEVEPTLTMREARAGDRYLLCSDGLSDPVSDETIAATLREGTHDECADRLIELALRSGGPDNVTVIVADVIDYGYGQRHPIVGGAASDDDEDDAPPPNTAAGRAAAMRPPRAAPKRVTPPVEETPKKSHKLRWTLLAVTLIALVAAGLVVGRAMIRSYYYVGASEDRVTVLRGIPGSVLGFSLQKSALVGCVSDDGSLTIVDPAVLPNGCRVLMVDDLQPSAREQVRTGLPSGTETDATDQMRRLAENDLLPVCTPPEPEPTPAPPPTPAPPPPPGEPAPPAPAEPAPAPAETVPAPAPVEQVPGQNCRIGS from the coding sequence GTGACCCTGGTTCTGCGTTACGCGGCCCGCAGCGACCGCGGCCTGGTCCGGGCCAACAACGAAGATTCCGTGTACGCGGGTGCGCGCCTGCTGGCTCTCGCCGACGGCATGGGTGGTCACGCGGCCGGCGAGGTCGCGTCGCAGCTGATGATCGCGGCACTGGCTCCCCTCGACGACGACGAGCCCGGCGAGGATCTGCTCGGCAAACTCGACGCCGCGACCCGGGAGGGCAACGCGACGATCGCCGACCAGGTCGAGGAGGATCCCGAGCTCGAGGGCATGGGCACGACGCTGACCGCGATGCTGTTCGCGGGCAGCAAGCTGGGCCTGGTCCACATCGGTGATTCGCGCGCCTACCTGCTGCGCGACGATCAGCTCACCCAGATCACCCGCGACGACACGTTCGTGCAGTCCCTCGTCGACGAGGGCCGGATCACCGCCGAGCAGGCGCACACCCATCCGCAGCGGTCACTGATCATGCGAGCGCTCACCGGCAACGAGGTGGAGCCGACGCTGACGATGCGCGAGGCCCGCGCCGGTGACCGCTATCTGCTGTGCTCGGACGGCCTGTCCGACCCGGTCAGCGACGAGACGATCGCCGCCACGCTGCGGGAGGGCACGCACGACGAGTGCGCCGACCGGCTCATCGAACTGGCCCTGCGCAGTGGTGGCCCCGACAACGTCACGGTGATCGTCGCCGACGTCATCGACTACGGGTACGGGCAGCGGCACCCGATCGTCGGGGGTGCCGCCTCCGACGACGACGAGGACGACGCTCCCCCACCGAACACGGCCGCGGGCCGGGCCGCCGCGATGCGGCCGCCACGCGCCGCCCCGAAGCGGGTGACTCCCCCGGTCGAGGAGACCCCGAAGAAGTCGCACAAGCTGCGGTGGACACTGCTCGCCGTCACCCTGATCGCACTGGTCGCCGCCGGTCTCGTGGTGGGACGGGCCATGATCCGCAGCTACTACTACGTCGGTGCGTCCGAGGACCGGGTGACGGTGCTGCGCGGTATCCCCGGCTCCGTGCTCGGCTTCTCTCTGCAGAAGAGCGCGCTGGTCGGATGCGTGTCCGACGACGGCTCGCTCACCATCGTGGACCCGGCGGTCCTCCCGAACGGATGCCGAGTCCTGATGGTCGACGATCTGCAGCCGTCCGCGCGGGAACAGGTGCGGACCGGTCTGCCGTCGGGCACGGAAACCGACGCCACCGATCAGATGCGCCGGCTCGCCGAGAACGATCTGCTGCCGGTGTGCACCCCGCCGGAACCCGAACCGACCCCGGCACCCCCACCGACTCCGGCACCCCCACCGCCGCCCGGAGAACCGGCGCCGCCGGCTCCCGCCGAACCGGCACCGGCACCGGCCGAGACGGTGCCGGCCCCGGCTCCTGTCGAGCAGGTTCCCGGCCAGAACTGCAGGATCGGTAGCTGA
- a CDS encoding FHA domain-containing protein produces MQGLILQLTRAGFLLLLWLFVWAVIRTLRSDIYAGSGGGRVTTRPARRPAVLPSLGKPKVAKYLVVTQGALAGTRITLGSQPVLIGRADDSTLVLTDDYASTRHARLSQRGTDWYVEDLGSTNGTYLDRAKVTTAVRVPLGTPVRVGKTVIELRP; encoded by the coding sequence GTGCAGGGACTGATACTCCAACTGACCCGAGCCGGCTTCCTGCTGTTGCTCTGGCTCTTCGTGTGGGCAGTGATCCGCACCCTCCGCAGCGACATCTACGCCGGCTCCGGCGGCGGCCGGGTCACGACCCGGCCGGCGCGACGCCCGGCGGTCCTGCCGTCGCTCGGGAAACCGAAGGTCGCGAAGTATCTGGTGGTCACGCAGGGCGCGCTGGCCGGTACCCGCATCACGCTGGGCAGCCAGCCGGTGCTGATCGGCCGGGCCGACGACTCGACCCTCGTCCTCACCGACGACTACGCGTCCACCCGCCACGCCCGCCTGTCGCAGCGCGGAACCGACTGGTACGTCGAGGATCTCGGCTCCACCAACGGCACCTACCTGGACCGTGCCAAGGTCACGACGGCCGTCCGGGTGCCGCTCGGCACCCCGGTGCGCGTCGGTAAGACCGTGATCGAGCTGCGCCCGTGA